One genomic window of Paramormyrops kingsleyae isolate MSU_618 chromosome 22, PKINGS_0.4, whole genome shotgun sequence includes the following:
- the amn gene encoding protein amnionless has product MSPVLVTALFLCVLGRTHAVYKKWVPNTNFENGTNWDKGTVPCSSDRIQFLPQKEVSVYVETIHGIQEMNLPVDGEFILPQGAGFAASNGQNDDCGPGSEVTFKDTELLLWFDPAQWQAASSWDNLEKGPFLFSVHGESVPCPQDDVVFWADSSFRVDTTANQLSVPVKSVSVLGNRFSSSDDFAQYLSSHSGRLQFHGASKVHVGEPGCSDKMGCVCDNSANHDRICSAVKCAPTDCKKPLRAAGHCCDVCGAIVHLRCKVGFDLSTYQQRLHHLFLIQPSYQSVQLAMSRLSTLWPLRLLSQEVVAEIQVLILDGETGGESGRVAESLARDILRDVSSQGTRLGIEGADYQASSGGSSTEGTSSNAGAVAGGVVGVLLLVACLLLLAVLIHRGIIKTPSLLSLSSCKKGSEIGELGGPLDHGFDNPMFDKPTLMPAEPELYVRETGGSIVMTNAGIHFVNPSYDETDFET; this is encoded by the coding sequence ATGTCTCCTGTGCTGGTCACCGCTTTATTTCTCTGTGTCTTAGGCAGGACTCACGCGGTGTACAAAAAGTGGGTCCCCAACACCAATTTTGAGAATGGAACTAACTGGGACAAGGGAACAGTGCCTTGCAGTAGTGATCGGATTCAGTTCTTACCTCAGAAGGAagtgtctgtgtatgtggaaACCATCCACGGCATTCAGGAGATGAACCTGCCTGTGGACGGGGAGTTTATTTTGccccagggggcaggtttcgcTGCCAGCAACGGCCAGAACGATGACTGTGGACCGGGATCTGAGGTTACATTCAAGGACACTGAACTGCTGCTCTGGTTTGACCCAGCCCAATGGCAGGCGGCCTCCTCCTGGGACAACCTAGAGAAAGGTCCTTTCCTGTTCTCAGTGCATGGGGAAAGCGTGCCATGCCCGCAGGACGACGTGGTCTTCTGGGCGGACTCCTCATTCCGGGTGGACACCACGGCCAACCAGCTAAGCGTGCCCGTGAAAAGCGTGTCCGTGCTGgggaacagattcagttcctcTGACGACTTTGCTCAGTACCTGAGCTCACACTCGGGCCGGCTTCAGTTCCATGGAGCTTCCAAAGTCCATGTTGGTGAACCAGGCTGCAGCGACAAAATGGGCTGTGTTTGTGACAATTCTGCGAACCATGACAGGATCTGCTCGGCCGTGAAATGCGCGCCCACAGACTGTAAGAAGCCCCTGAGAGCTGCGGGACACTGCTGCGATGTGTGTGGTGCAATCGTGCATTTGCGATGCAAAGTTGGCTTTGACCTGTCAACATACCAACAACGGCTGCATCACCTCTTCCTCATCCAGCCATCCTATCAATCTGTCCAGCTGGCCATGTCAAGGCTCTCTACATTATGGCCACTCAGGCTGTTATCTCAGGAAGTGGTGGCTGAAATTCAGGTGCTGATCCTGGATGGGGAAACGGGGGGCGAGTCTGGTAGGGTAGCAGAATCTCTGGCTCGTGACATCCTGAGGGATGTCAGCTCCCAGGGAACACGTCTAGGCATTGAAGGTGCAGACTACCAGGCGTCATCAGGCGGCAGCAGTACAGAGGGGACCAGCAGCAACGCAGGAGCTGTGGCAGGAGGCGTGGTGGGGGTCCTGCTACTGGTGGCTTGCTTGCTCCTTCTGGCCGTCCTCATCCATCGGGGCATCATCAAGACCCCTAGCCTTCTCTCCCTGTCCAGCTGCAAGAAGGGCAGCGAGATCGGGGAACTGGGTGGGCCCCTGGATCATGGATTTGACAACCCCATGTTCGACAAACCTACACTGATGCCAGCTGAGCCTGAATTATACGTCAGAGAAACAGGTGGCTCCATTGTTATGACCAATGCAGGCATTCACTTTGTGAATCCCAGTTATGATGAAACCGATTTTGAGACCTGA